In one window of Miscanthus floridulus cultivar M001 chromosome 12, ASM1932011v1, whole genome shotgun sequence DNA:
- the LOC136497028 gene encoding la protein 1 — protein sequence MAPAAAAAPLDDAKAKNVIRQVEFYFSDSNLPRDGFLRRTVEESEDGLVSLALICSFSRMRSHLGLEGDVKPDTMPEETVLAVADVLRRSTALRVSEDGKKVGRSKELLKPDEVIEQVDSRTVAASPLPYNVKLEEVESFFAQCGKVNSVRLPRHVSDKRHFCGTALVEFSDEDEAKGVFEKNLVFAGADLQIRPKKEFDTEREAKKEAFEKSHPNKSGHGEGYPKGLILAFKLKKIAVDGETEKNGGGKVDDTDLTKNEGASDATEKSSIENEEKIPENKGNVSEEQSDAVVELKGVSAGETSQSVDKDDKSPSDNDQDTISREDLKEEFTKFGTVRYVDFSIGEDSGFIRFEDSTAADKARAFAAIADEGGLTMKGHIVTLEPVSGQAEKDYWSAIRGSQEKYKDGRNNRGRDWKNNRGRKQFGGGKRGRHFDSRDRASNKAQKV from the exons AtggcacccgccgccgccgccgccccgcttGACGACGCCAAGGCCAAGAATGTTATCCGCCAG GTGGAGTTCTATTTTAGCGACAGCAACCTTCCCCGCGACGGGTTCCTACGCAGGACCGTCGAGGAAAGCGAGGATGGGT TGGTGAGCTTGGCTCTCATCTGTTCCTTCTCGCGGATGAGGTCACACCTAGGTCTCGAAGGGGATGTGAAACCGGATACCATGCCAGAGGAGACCGTACTTGCAGTTGCTGACGTCTTGCGCCGTTCCACAGCCCTCCGTGTATCAGAGGACG GGAAGAAAGTTGGTAGGTCTAAGGAGTTGTTGAAGCCAGATGAGGTTATAGAGCAAGTGGACTCTAGGACAGTTGCTGCATCACCGCTTCCTTACAATGTAAAACTGGAGGAAGTCGAATCTTTTTTTGCTCAGTGTGGCAAG GTAAATAGTGTGAGGCTACCTCGACATGTTTCTGACAAAAGACATTTCTGTGGCACTGCTTTAGTTGAATTTTCAGACGAAGATGAAGCAAAAGGTGTTTTTGAGAAAAATCTTGTTTTTGCTGGGGCAGACCTGCAAATAAGACCAAA GAAAGAATTTGATACTGAAAGAGAGGCAAAGAAAGAAGCATTTGAAAAGTCACATCCTAATAAGAGCGGTCATGGTGAAGG CTATCCAAAAGGTCTGATTCTGGCCTTCAAGCTGAAGAAAATTGCAGTTGATGGTGAGACAGAAAAAAATGGTGGGGGCAAAGTAGATGACACTGACCTTACCAAGAATGAAGGAGCTTCCGATGCTACAGAGAAATCTAGTATAGAGAATGAAGAGAAGATCCCTGAGAATAAAGGCAATGTGAGTGAGGAGCAGTCAGATGCCGTTGTGGAATTGAAAGGGGTATCTGCTGGGGAAACTTCACAATCTGTTGACAAGGATGATAAAAGCCCTTCAGATAATGATCAAGATACAATCTCGAGGGAGGATTTAAAAGAAGAATTTACTAAATTTGGCACAGTGCGG TATGTGGACTTCAGCATTGGGGAAGATTCTGGATTCATTCGGTTTGAGGATTCCACAGCAGCTGACAAGGCCCGTGCATTTGCAGCCATTGCAGATGAAGGTGGTTTGACTATGAAAGGCCACATAGTCACTTTGGAACCCGTGTCTG GTCAAGCCGAAAAGGATTATTGGAGTGCAATTCGAGGCAGTCAGGAGAAATATAAAGATGGCCGAAACAACAGAGGACG AGACTGGAAGAATAACAGAGGCAGAAAGCAGTTTGGTGGTGGGAAGCGGGGGCGCCACTTCGACTCCCGTGACAGGGCCTCCAATAAAGCTCAAAAAGTTTAG
- the LOC136496318 gene encoding zinc finger protein CONSTANS-LIKE 3-like yields the protein MSAGGAPAYWGLGERPCDACGAGAARLYCRADAAFLCAGCDARAHGAGSRHARVWLCEVCEHAPAAVTCRADAAALCASCDADIHSANPLARRHERLPVAPFFGALADAPKPFASSAAVPPKAAADDDGSNEAEAASWLLPEPDHGHKEGATTEVFFADSDPYLDLDFARSMDDIKTIGVQGGPPELDLNGAMLFYSDHSMNHSVSSSEAAVVPDAAAGAAPVVAVVSRGLEREARLMRYREKRKSRRFEKTIRYASRKAYAETRPRIKGRFAKRTPGAGADGEDTLEEHEEMYSSSAAAVAALMSPGGADADYGVYGVVPTY from the exons ATGTCGGCGGGCGGGGCCCCGGCCTACTGGGGCCTGGGCGAGCGGCCCTGCGACGCGTGCGGCGCCGGGGCGGCGCGGCTCTACTGCCGCGCGGACGCGGCGTTCCTGTGCGCCGGGTGCGACGCGCGGGCGCACGGCGCCGGGTCGCGCCACGCGCGGGTCTGGCTCTGCGAGGTCTGCGAGCACGCGCCAGCGGCGGTCACGTGCCGCGCCGACGCGGCCGCGCTCTGTGCCTCCTGCGACGCCGACATCCACTCGGCCAACCCGCTCGCGCGCCGCCACGAGCGCCTCCCCGTGGCGCCCTTCTTCGGCGCGCTGGCCGACGCGCCCAAGCCCTTCGCCTCGTCGGCGGCCGTGCCGCCCAAAGCCGCGGCCGACGACGACGGCAGCAACGAGGCCGAGGCGGCGTCGTGGCTCCTCCCCGAGCCCGACCACGGGCACAAAGAAGGCGCCACGACGGAGGTGTTCTTCGCGGACTCCGACCCGTACCTCGACCTCGACTTCGCGCGTTCCATGGACGACATCAAGACCATCGGCGTCCAGGGCGGGCCACCAGAGCTCGACCTCAACGGCGCCATGCTCTTCTACTCCGACCACTCCATGAACCACAGT GTGTCATCGTCGGAGGCAGCGGTGGTGCCCGACGCGGCGGCTGGCGCGGCGCCCGTGGTGGCAGTGGTCAGCAGGGGCCTGGAGCGGGAGGCGCGGCTGATGCGGTACCGGGAGAAGCGCAAGAGCAGGCGGTTCGAGAAGACGATCCGGTACGCGTCCCGCAAGGCGTACGCGGAGACGCGGCCGCGCATCAAGGGCCGGTTCGCCAAGCGCACGCCCGGGGCTGGGGCGGACGGGGAGGACACGCTGGAGGAGCACGAGGAGATGTACTCCTCGTCCGCGGCCGCCGTGGCTGCGCTCATGTCCCCCGGGGGAGCCGACGCGGACTACGGCGTCTACGGCGTCGTGCCCACATATTGA
- the LOC136495914 gene encoding target of rapamycin complex subunit LST8-like, which translates to MWDGSMVVAANNHGTCYVWRLLKGTQTITCFEPLHKLQAHDGYILKCLLSPEFCDPNRPSALGLGLCILGRWCLSDNSFFRHHSEAMDDVNRRGHQGVPGSSQGHRVLRSP; encoded by the exons ATGTGGGATGGGAGTATGGTGGTTGCTGCAAATAACCATGGGACATGTTACGTTTGGCGCCTGCTTAAGGGTACTCAG ACAATTACCTGCTTTGAACCTCTGCACAAACTGCAAGCCCATGATGGCTACATTCTGAAGTGCCTGCTTTCACCAGAATTTTGCGATCCTAACAG GCCATCAGCGCTGGGTTTGGGACTGTGTATTCTCGGTCGATGGTGCTTATCTGATAACAG CTTCTTCAGACACCACAGCGAGGCTATGGACGATGTCAACCGGAGAGGCCATCAGGGTGTACCAGGGTCATCACAAGGCCATCGTGTGCTGCGCTCTCCATGA
- the LOC136495915 gene encoding uncharacterized mitochondrial protein AtMg00810-like, which produces MSDLSALSYYLGIEVRQGKEELMFGQSMYDSKLLEQSGMTECKPCVTPMEEQLKLMKVSTTAKVDATLYRSIVGGLCYLVHMRPDIAFAMGYASHFMEDPREDHWAMVKRLLLLRQGDDGSMDHLSKDRLRVGYRLTVFSDADMAGDIDRRRSTSGVLIFLRLASISWLSLK; this is translated from the coding sequence atgagcgatctcagcgcactctcctactacctcggcatcgaggtgagacaggggaaggaggaactcatgttTGGTCAAAGCATGTATgactccaagctgttggagcagaGTGGCAtgactgagtgcaagccatgcgtaactccgatggaggagcagcTAAAGCTGATGAAGGTCAGCaccacggcgaaggtggatgcaacactctaccggagcatcgtcggcggtctgtgCTACCTAGTCCATATGAGGCCAGACATTGCGTTTGCCATGGGCTACGCCAGTCatttcatggaggatcctagagaggatcactgggctatggtgaagcggctactactgctacgtcaaggggacgatgGATCAATGGATCATCTTTCCAAAGATCGACTGAGAGTAGGCTATaggctcactgtgttcagcgatgcagacatggcgggagaCATCGacagacgacggagcacctctggtgtgCTCATCTTCCTCAGGTTGGCCTCAATTTCATGGCTatcgctgaaatag